The following coding sequences lie in one Arachis ipaensis cultivar K30076 chromosome B05, Araip1.1, whole genome shotgun sequence genomic window:
- the LOC107642993 gene encoding probable sugar phosphate/phosphate translocator At1g12500 (The sequence of the model RefSeq protein was modified relative to this genomic sequence to represent the inferred CDS: added 27 bases not found in genome assembly), with product MVEAQTWTTRRMSNPRLLDTTTNDSVVNIPTTPTADERSNNGAHHFFFFGSSQYSVSISPNILTALIIASWYFSNIGVLLLNKYLLSFYGYRYPIFLTMLHMLSCAAYSYGAINFLELVPLQHIHSKKQFLKIFALSVIFCFSVVCGNTSLRYLPVSFNQAIGATTPFFTAIFAFLITCKKESGEVYLALMPVVFGIVVASNSEPLFHLFGFLVCVGSTAGRALKSVVQGILLSSESEKLNSMNLLLYMAPMAALILLPFTLYIEGNVAAVTLEKARGDRFIVFLLVGNATVAYLVNLTNFLVTKHTSALTLQVLGNAKAAVAAVVSVLIFRNPVTVMGMTGFAVTIMGVVLYSEAKKRSKLTSH from the coding sequence ATGGTGGAGGCACAGACATGGACAACCCGTCGAATGAGCAATCCGAGGTTGCTGGACACGACAACCAACGACTCTGTCGTGAATATTCCGACCACACCAACAGCAGATGAACGCAGCAACAACGGCGcccaccacttcttcttcttcggttCATCACAGTACAGCGTCTCCATCTCCCCCAACATCCTCACAGCACTCATAATCGCGTCATGGTACTTCTCCAACATCGGCGTTCTCCTCCTCAACAAGTACCTCCTCAGCTTCTACGGTTACCGCTACCCAATCTTCCTTACAATGCTTCACATGCTATCCTGCGCCGCCTACAGCTACGGTGCCATCAACTTCCTCGAGCTCGTTCCATTGCAGCACATCCACTCCAAGAAGCAGTTCCTTAAGATCTTCGCTCTCAGCGTCATCTTCTGCTTCTCCGTCGTTTGCGGCAACACTTCCCTCAGGTATCTACCGGTTTCCTTCAACCAAGCCATTGGAGCCACCACGCCTTTCTTCACCGCCATCTTCGCTTTCTTGATCACTTGCAAGAAGGAATCCGGCGAGGTTTACTTGGCTCTCATGCCGGTGGTCTTCGGAATCGTTGTTGCAAGCAACAGTGAGCCTCTGTTTCATCTCTTCGGGTTCTTGGTCTGCGTTGGTTCCACTGCTGGTCGTGCATTGAAGTCGGTGGTTCAGGGGATTCTGTTGAGTTCGGAATCGGAGAAGCTCAACTCAATGAACTTGCTTCTCTACATGGCTCCAATGGCAGCGCTGATACTGCTCCCATTTACACTCTACATCGAAGGGAATGTGGCGGCGGTTACGCTTGAGAAGGCGAGAGGGGACAGGTTCATCGTGTTCTTGCTTGTTGGGAACGCAACGGTGGCGTATTTGGTGAACTTGACGAATTTCTTGGTCACGAAGCACACCAGCGCCTTGACCCTGCAAGTTCTGGGAAATGCAAAAGCAGCAGTGGCGGCTGTGGTCTCCGTTTTGATATTCAGGAACCCCGTAACGGTAATGGGAATGACGGGGTTCGCCGTTACAATCATGGGTGTAGTCCTTTACAGCGAGGCCAAG